The following proteins come from a genomic window of Methanoculleus caldifontis:
- a CDS encoding DUF1616 domain-containing protein has protein sequence MPSEASAGPLSDLLYSCALPPDPTGIHPALPALFPGCLLIAVFLLAQSGPGGTGHPHAAEKRERAPGSSTPRTEQVLSLLLIAAVLLATATTVYIVVNPQEGERFTEFYILGPTGKAANYPTEFMAGTPQTVIIGIGNHESRDITYTVQTFAVKSRFNGATNKSVIVSATPLDRFSVTVPNNRTVEQPYTFRIMDSDVDRLEFLLFMEAPQAEIPVANLTRAGYRNLHLLLRVH, from the coding sequence ATGCCGTCTGAAGCCTCCGCAGGCCCTCTCTCCGATCTCCTGTACTCGTGCGCTCTCCCGCCGGACCCGACGGGTATCCACCCCGCCCTGCCCGCCCTCTTCCCCGGCTGCCTGCTGATCGCAGTCTTCTTACTGGCGCAAAGCGGGCCCGGCGGGACCGGGCACCCCCATGCAGCGGAAAAACGGGAGAGAGCACCCGGGAGCTCCACCCCACGGACCGAGCAGGTCCTGAGCCTTCTCCTCATCGCCGCCGTCCTCCTGGCCACCGCAACGACGGTATATATCGTCGTCAACCCGCAGGAGGGAGAGAGGTTCACCGAGTTCTATATCCTCGGTCCGACAGGAAAAGCCGCAAACTATCCGACGGAGTTCATGGCGGGAACACCGCAGACGGTCATCATCGGGATCGGAAACCACGAGTCCCGGGATATCACCTACACGGTCCAGACGTTTGCCGTGAAGAGCAGGTTCAACGGTGCGACAAACAAGTCGGTGATCGTCTCTGCGACGCCTCTTGACCGGTTCTCGGTCACCGTACCGAACAACCGGACCGTCGAGCAGCCTTACACGTTCCGGATCATGGACTCGGACGTGGACCGGCTGGAGTTCCTCCTCTTTATGGAGGCGCCCCAGGCAGAGATACCGGTCGCCAACCTCACCAGAGCCGGTTACCGCAACCTCCACCTCCTGCTGCGGGTGCATTGA